The sequence below is a genomic window from Perca fluviatilis chromosome 13, GENO_Pfluv_1.0, whole genome shotgun sequence.
GAATCTCTTCAAATGTCCTCAGTGGCATCGTGGACTATGTCTACACAGGCTGCATCACTATCACCATGGAGATTGTGCTCCCACTCATGCAGGCAGCCTCCATGCTTCACTATGGAGGACTCTTTGAGGCCTGTTCCATGTTCCTCCAGGAGCAGCTGAGTCCAGAAAACTGTCTGAGCATGATACGACTCTCTGAGATCCTTCACTGTGAAAGTTTGAGGGAGAGGGCGAAGGAGATGGCTGTGAGGTGTTTCTCTGATGTAGCTGCTACAGAAGACTTCTGTGAGTTGTCTCTTCCTGAGCTCATGTGTTACCTAGAAGACGACCGACTTTGTGCTGAGGAGGAGCAAGTGTTTGAGACCCTCCTGGCGTGGATCCACCATGACCCGTTCTCACGACGTGGCGCAATCCATGATCTCTTCAAGAAAGTCCGCCTTCGCTACATCCATCCAACTTACCTCTTCCAGTTCATTGCCAATGACCCACTGGTGCAGTCCTCCACCCTCTGTACTGAGATAATCGAGTCAGTGCGCCGCCTCATGCTTACAGTCAGCACCAAGTGTAGCCGCGAGCTCAAGCCACTTTGGACCACACCACGACGTTACACCTGCAGAGAAACACTGGTGGTGGTTGGAGGACGCAAAAACAATGAGCAGACCTCACGAGAAGCCCTACTATATGATGAAAGGACTCATCGTTGGCAGTGGTTGGCCAAGCTCCCTCTGCGCCTCTACAAAGCTGCATATGTGTGTATTCATAGCATCCTCTATGTGCTTGGTGGGCTCAGCCTCTGCATGACATCAGGTGACAGCTCAGTCAGTGCCACAGTTTACACACTGTCCCTGAAGACCAACCAGTGGCGAACTGCTGAGCCAATGTTGGAGCCACGATATGCCCACCAAAGTGTGTCCTATCTGCACTTTATTTTTGTGTTAGGAGGCATTGGGGTAGACAAGAAGATCTCTCAGTCAGTAGAGAGATATAACAGTATGTTTAATCAATGGGAGGCCATGGCACCAATGCCCACAGCAGTGCTGCATCCAGCTGTTGCAGCCAGTGATCAGAGGATCTATGTTTTTGGAGGAGAGGACGCCATGCAGAATCCAGTCAGGCTGATTCAGGTAGAGTCAGACTTCTCATTTTAGCTGCATTGAATCAGTGTTACAGTCCAATTACTGCATTGTTGCCACTCAAATACAAACATGGCCTTAAACAGAATTCATTGTCATTAATTGCAGATAGAAAATTAGAAATTCACTAGTTGACTAATGTCACACAAGCAGTCAGTTGATGCTGCAGTAAAGAGGTTGACTGTCTGTTGATGTTTGTGGTGTGTCAACAGGTGTATCACATCTCTCGCAACTTGTGGTCCAGGCTAGAAACAAGGACGGTGAAAAATGTTTGTGCTCCTGCTGCTGTCATTGAAGACAAGATCTACATCATAGGAGGTGAGCTCAGAGAATGGTTCCCCCAGCTGCACAGTTTTACATTATAGATGTAGTTATTAACATCTTTACAGTAGATGGGAATTTTAATGGATTTTTAAAGGTGTTTACAAATCTGTTTCTGGCATTGCTTCCtattaaagatataaatcttgaaaaaataaaataaaaaacacctcacaaatatatagtttcAGTTTTTTCAAGGGTATAACTTCCTAAAACacctgggcactgtagtttttatcaAATGTTACAaagactcaaaataaactacagtacccacattaactgtaataaaAGAACATGTCTCCCAGTGTGACTcagtgatgtgtttttaatagttttctaacaacaatggagctctatgacacagaaataaactaAATCAGGCTTTGGATACTTATACTGTAAACTACTTTACAGTTATTGTtggtttttgtcttttcattggatttgtttaaaaaaatataaaacatcacCACCAGACGTATTCTTTAAAGTGTGCTCAATGAAAATCTAATTTCCAGGATACACCAGGCGAATGATCGCCTACGACACCAAAGCCAACAAATTTGTCAAGTGTGAGAACTTGAAGGAGCGACGGATGCATCACAGCGCTACAGTGATCAACAACAAGCTCTATGTCACCGGTGGACGCATCCTCAACGGCCACGATGTCATCGAGGACTCCGACTGCTTCGAATGTTACGACCCCAAGACAGACGTTTGGACCTCGAAAGGTTCTTTGCCGTACAAGCTATTTGACCACGGCTCCCTGCCGCTAGTCTGTGTTTCCAACAGACCCAACCCACCATGACCCACCAACTACACAAATGAACCACTTTAACCATTTTAAACTGACTGCATTCCTTCATGCAGCTCAGTCTCTGCCATAACTTAGCAGCACGTTAGGCCAAGCTGGGTGTCATCCCTAAGACACCTGGGGTGGATCTGAACTGAGAACCCACGAGATGACGAGAGGCAGACATGCTTACACAACAAGCAGCTGTTCAGACACATAATCCAAAAAGCTCTTTCCGTAGATGGCTGCGCTCGTTTGATGGTAACTAAGTGTTAATGCTTTAATTTCCCAGACATTTATACACAGCATACAACTGCCTGGCAGCTGCAGTTGAATTCCCTCTAACAATTAAATACATAGGTAATGGCTGCTTGTTAACTCCATGAGCTCGGCTTCTcatgaaaaactgaaaataacAGATCAGATAGCTAATATAATTTGCACTTTATAGTAAATACATTCCTCCTTGACCCACATGCTTCTATCAGAGTGCACTCGCTGAGATGTCAATGAGAAGCACAATTTCACTTAAACAAAATGATCTGGGCCAACTTTATTCCAGTTTAGCTGGCTGACTTGGAGAACCCCCAACGAAGCATGTTCTCTATAATTGTCTCATGAATGTTTTTGCTTGCAACATCTGTAGTGTACTAGTGTATGAAAcatgaaaaataatgaaaagatGTTTTGATTATTTGGAGCACTGTAAACACCAAAATGTGTCTATTTCAGTGGTGGTTTACTTTTAATTTCACCACAGTTGCAGTTGTTGTTGGATAAAGAAAATGGCTTCACAGGCAGCTATGTTGATGTGAGGACATGTGACAATGCTGGCTTTGAGGCAAGGGTATGGGATGCTGCAGTGACCTGATAAGGACAACTATGACTGGAAATGGTGTTGGTGTGGGGAAGATTTTCAGGGTTTGCAGTGGGCACATGTACACATGTAACCCGCAGGTGGTTTCTCACTAACATTTCCACTGatatgaaatcaaccttttaTTCATCTGAGAACAAAAGCTATAATGTATCAGAGGAAAATGTAAGACAATGAGACTATGGAACTACTGTTACTTCTGTCTTGGTCCTTATAGAGCATACATTCATTGTTGTGCTCCAGCCCCTAACCCTGGTAACAGTTGCCATGGCAACCACATTATCACCCATTTGGATCATGCATGGCACGCATCCCTGTAGTGAGTCTATTTAAGATTGCATCACTGATCAAGTAACAAGTGTGTTGCAGTTACTTGCACAATtgactttctttctttaaaatgttttctttcctaTTATACactatgcttttattttgaatattGATTTCCCTGTTTGCGACTTGGATTATAAAGGAACACAGTaatttatgtatgtgtatgtggtgaTACTGCAAAGACAATTTCTTAATTTAGTGCTTTAAATTTCTCTGCACACGAGAACAAATAATAATCTGTTTTGGACAGCGGTACAAATGTTATCGCTTTACTGGTCTTTGGTGGAACTTGGTGCAGATTTAAATGGTTCTCTATCGGTCTGCAGACTGGCTGAGTCATGTTGCTATCATACCCAAGGGAAACATTGTTGACACAGGCACAGAAACATGTCAGCTGGCTATCAGGTGACACATTTGTTCTCCATACATCATGAAGTACGACTGCAACAAATATACTTTGGTGTAGTTATTATAGGAATTATGATAGAAAGTTTAGAAACAGTTTAGCtggcatttaaacaatacaTGTACACAGTATGACTGCCAACCTCTTGACCCTTCAGGCCACATTCTCATCAAAGAGCTCCACATGTAGGCAAAATATCTAGTTACCAGTTACCCCCCCTGAGAGGCTCACTGTTTGCATGGTATGGCCTGATTGTATGCAGTCATCCGGTGAAGCTGACCTTAGGGGAAGAAATGCAGGATCAGATTTCACTTATACATTGTAATCCCTGCCCATTAGTGGGGAAACATTAAAACTTGCCCAGGAGCAGCAACCAAAGGGGAATTTCATCACACTCCACATTAATAGAGTTAAATGGCTCCTTGTTAGCCCGGTCACTTTGAATGACTCACAATAaccctctgtgtatgtgtctgtgtgtggattCAATACCTGATGCCCAACCAAATTATTATCAAGACATAAACTGTGCAGAATGATAAATGACAGCCAGCAGAATGTCTAAACTCAAACATTGAACTTTGAAGTTTAAATCAATTAGGACTGTGACCATTATGAATAGCTTGCCATCAGCTGAGTCAGATGTCATATGCTCAACTCAATTAGCCAGAGCAGCATTTCAGAGCAACACCCTGTGAAACTTTTTATTGAGCTGCTGCTAAATCCACAGCCTATTCAGactgtttgactgtgtgtgtgtgtgtgtgtgtgtgtgtgtgtgtgtgtgtgtgtgtgtgtgtgtgtgtgtgtgtgtgtgtgtgtgtgtgtgtgtgtgtgtgtgtgtgtgtgtgtgtgtttacttgcGGTCTTTCCATAGAAACCAGTGTGTGAGGGTCACCCTTCAGAGAGCCAGTGGCCTAGCAGGTTATTTTCAGTGTCTGTTACTAACACATCAAGGGATAGCATTTCATTTCTAGcccattctgtgtgtgtgtgtgtgtgtgtgtgtgtgtgtgtgtgtgtgtgtgtgtgtattgttagaAGAATTATATGCACAGGAGCAACATGCATGCTGCCATCAACATCTACTTACCCTACGCTACATAACACGTAGTAAGAAATAGATTATAAAATATAACCTAAAATCAATCAGTAACATCCCATTTCTCCTTTTGTAAACAAATGTGTCAAGGCCCTTTAGTTCTTGATTATAGACTCAGATCTCAATAACTAGAAAAATATAGATTAGTTTATTTTCTCATTAAAGAGAAAGCAAGGGTTTCCCTGCTGTGCCATGTGAGATAGTCTATTCCCAGTCTGTAACCTTACCCCTGTATTAATGTGATGGACAGGGGGATTAAGGTTTGCACCTATATGGCCAGAGGTGGAGAAGAAATGCTAAGAGATTCTGCCTTTTTCTTTCACAAAAGTCCTACTAAAGACCAGATACATCACCCTCTTCGGATACAGTATGACTTCAATTTGAAAATTAGGTGCAAGCTACAACTAAAAaggttttgttttgatattgttTTGGCAATAATGCAAAATTGGCTACAACATATACTTAACTTTCAGTACTCTGAAAATTCACTTAATTCTGAAAGCTACTAAGCGAGAAGAAACATACAGTAGCATTTCAGTAAAAATAAGCAACAAACAATTTAACATtgtgaattattttttattaatattttttaaaaaagagcCTAAAATAAGAAAAGTAAACTATTAGATTAAGTTAAAATAGTACTACTTGCTAAGTGTTTGAAATGTAATGTACTTTTCTAAAATGATAACTATTGCATCTGGTCAACTGCAAACATTGTATGACAACAATCAATGAGCATAATCGGATACATCAATTACTGCAAGATACTGCAATACACACCTTCCACCACCTGGTGTCCCCAAGACCACAGGGTGATGTGAAGTGCAACAGAAGAATTTCCTCTCATTGTACCTCCATCTCCCTCTGCTGTCCAATACTGCACATCCCTGAAACTAAATTTAACACCAGGCTTTAAATTCTGCATGAGTCAAAGTATGAATCATGACGATTTTATTAGAATTCTTTTGATAAAAACAAACCGATCACAGTACAGCATGCATACATTCCTTACATAGGTCTAAAATAAAACTGGTCAGATGTACGGTTTCACTGGCACATGGCATCGTTATTGAACAAGCTGGTTAGGCTTCGTATTAATTTGGTAACAGTCACAAAACACACTATATGAACGTGTGTGTTTGAGAAAGTCTTTTGAGAGGAATAACACGTTCATAAAGCATATTCAATGACAGTTATATACTTGCCTACATTCAATGAATGGAGTGTTTAGTTTTGGCCATTATTCCATTctcacacaaaatacacacacacacacacacacacacacacacacacacacacacacacacacacacacacacacacacacacacacacacacacacacacacacacacacacacacacacacacacacgcgcacacgggAACTCGGGGCCACTATGGACCCCCCGTCCCACCCCCCaagaggtgaaaaaaaaagattttaattattattaaagacAAGAACCCAACATTAACAATAAACTGGTCCAAGAAAAGTGCGATTTAGAGGAGTATTTTAACACTGAGGAGTTTATAAACTATACAATAGAAATAAAATTTTAATATTGACACAAACATAACACTAATAATAAAGGTTTCAGAGAAGAATTTCAAATAAACTCCAGAGGCAGAAATCCTAAAACATGGTAAAATTATACTACTgagttaagttttttttatattaaatttaGAACAATTAAGATATACAGCATGTACACATTCATAACCCTACATTTCTGTGCTTCTGTTGCCTAGCTTTTAACATGGAAAGGGCAAGAAACCTTTGACTACCCTAAAAAGGTCCCCCATTATGTTTATCACACATATGTACAATAGGTCCATAACTACAAAAGGCATTCAAAgaaagaaattacattttggCACTAGGCACAGAATTGAATATAAATTAAAACTCATAGCTAAAATCCCACCCAGAAAAATAATTTGACTATTCTCGCCCTTCAACGTGTCGTCCCTACAACATGAGAGAACAGTAAATATGCATTTAAACTGGCTAAAAAATGATGTAACATTTGGCATAATTGTTGCTGGAAGAATAAGAGCGGGGGGCAGGGTAGTGGAAGAGgtctaccaaaaaaaaaaaaaaactgacaggaGGATCTACAGTGCATTTCTGTCAAAAGACAATCTGTTGTTCATCCTGAGTGCTAGAAGTAAACAGGAACTGGAAAATGCATTTATTAGCCAAGATTAGGGACGGGCCgttatactatttacacattatCACCGCAGCTTTTGGCTTTCTGTATCATCTGATCACGCTCGTGTCAAATATACATTATCTTACCTGGTTCACACTAGCGACATCAgcaacttaaaggtgcagtaggtaagacttacaTGAACTACATGAAgtaggtaattaaaaaaaaaaaaaaaaaaaagtctggctCCTCTGCTCTACAgcctgtggggggggggtcgaactgcgtgtcaatcactgctcatgcacatgcattcattctcccttgtggaggGAGTTGCTTAGGAgaacgttttgggctttagcggaaaggggggagggactgagaagttgtcgacgttcaaattttttggctgcgtcctggatcttcgcaatcctacctacagcacctttaatttaACCATTTTACCACTGTGTCCTGAAGATCACTGACTTATAGAAACATGGCTCTCCTTTGTTATCTGGCAGCTATGATACAGTCCTGACCAATCATAGCGTGCCAACTTTTCCTGAGATGGGGTAAAGTATAATAACCTTTACTAACTTTGGGGTGGGATGGACTGGCTTCATTAAAAGGTTGTTTCTTCTTCATTGAACAACTAAGCTCTGGGAGAGGCGTGAAGAAAAGTGCACAGGGCAGTCCCGCTTTCTACACTTCATTGATGGCGCGCTCAGACGGCCTGAAGTTGACCGAGTTAGACGAGGACATGTAGAAGGATTGGGTTTTGCGATTGAGACGGGCACGTTTGGTGGCCACGCACAGGCTGCGCTTGCTGGAAGAGATGATCTCCATGATGAACTTTTTGCAGTCTACGCAGATCTCCATGGTGACCCAGTCCTCAGTAAACTCCTTGGGCAGCTCTGGCTCGTCCTGTGACCGGCCATCtttgctgctactactgctgctgctttgcTTAGATGACCTGAGGACGGAAAGAAACAATGAACTGATCTGAAAAAGCGTGACAGTTTCACTATATTTCCTCAGTATATAAAAAGAAATGGGAGTTCCATAATAACATACTTGTAAACACTTCTGCGTTGGCTGTGTCTGCTGTGTCCAGACCCAAATGGGTGCTTTTCTGGATCAGCAGGGCCAAACGCTCCACTTGCCTCTTCTTTAGCCACAGCACTGGGGCCCAAAGAATAAATGGGCAAGGTGGAGTAGGGCTTAGGTGGCAGTCGCATctgaggtaaaaaaataaataaaaaatacacaaaatgttagatttttttttaaatggacccATTGATGCAAGCAGGTGTCAAGAGTGTCAACAAATTCAAAAAAGTGAGTGTTCAAAAGTGTGTTGAATAAACAGCCGTCTACCTTTTTAGAGCACTGGGAACACACAGGCCTGGAGAAGATAAAAATTTGCTGTTAGTTGAACATTACTGAACGGACACTATACTGAAACAGCACTCCACCAATTTACTCCGATAACAATATTAGACTCATAGTGGACCGTTTAAAACCAAAAGGATTAGGattgatgcagcagaaccaaAGATACCGtcttttttattccacacattcttaGTACCCAAAATgcaacacaaacagagagagttgGGTCGGAGATTCGAGTGTGTTAAACTAGTAGCGGCCAGTCTCGAGTCGCTAGCCTCAAGCTTAGATGAGAAGTGgactacagaggtctggtaagctCACTTCCTTTCTAACTAGTAGTACTCCCCAACAagtgtaaacagactttgatgtgtacAATTGGTGGAGCTCCCCTTTAAGTTGAGTAGTTCTAGTATTAGTGATTCAAATTACCTTTTGCAGAACTGGCAGGTGTAGGACCAGGTAAAGAGAGAGAACTTCTTCATCCGACATGAGAAGCAAACCTAGAGGAAAGCATGAGGTGAGGTGAAGAAGGTACATAGAATATGTTGCATTGAATTGATGACTGAGGGAAATTATCACTCCCAAAAACTCTGTATGTGGGGTCTACCTTTCCTTTCTTGAGGGCAGTGTAGATCTCTTTGTACTGCTGAAACTTCTCCAGCTCGGCCTTGACCAGAACCTGTCTGATGTGCATCACCTCCTCCACAGTCAGCGCCAGACACTCCACCGGGTAGCAGAACTCCTCCTGGAGGGAAAAACATCACATCAGCAAACAACCCTTACATATGCAGATTAGGAAACAGATTACCCAAAACAGTGCAACAGCAAGGAGTGATGGTATCTACTGCCCAGTGCACACCCACATAACCAAAAGACCAAGCATGCAGTGAGATGGTGAAGGCGAAAACACCAATCTTCTATGCTCTCTGTGACCCACAAATGATGCTTCCACTGACATAACAGTGTGACAACAGGAAATGCAGAGCATGCTGGTAATGTAGCACTCCAGTCATGTTGGTTGTCCACAGCTTTTGGCTATCAAATTTACTTTATTCCCGATCACAGGTCCATATTAAAAAACATATCTGATAAGATTTAAAGTCAGCCAGCCCAACATGGtgaattttctttttgttttgcacCATCCCTTTTACTTTTGACATTACTTGATGGAACTATAacaatactatggctgttttataaGCATTTTTTTCATGCAACCAATTTGCAAGCTGTAAGCTGTGGTCGCCAGGAGATTTGTGACATAGTTGGGAGTCCATTTAACATTTTCAACCTATTTATCTATCTTTTGTCTGAACTTAGTAGCTTAATGTGCCCAAAGTCAAAGTGAAAATTGCTCAGGGAACTTCTTCACCAATCATTTACTCTCACTGTACTTCAGTTGGCTTGGATTAGAAAATGTTAGACTTTGCAGTAAATGTTTacagatcttttttttcaaccttccCCGAGCTATTTTCAGTATGCCGCAGATCTCCCGTTCACACACAAATGGTCATACCACAAGGTCCCATTCatctaaaacaattaaaatagaTGGCATTCTGGATGGGCCCCCCACAAAGTGTTTCAGTATGTGCCTTTGATGATATGCAGTAACAGTAACATACCGTGCCCTGAGCACCACTGGTGGCTTGCACCTGACCAGCAGACAGAGGGAACAGGACGTTCAAACAGAAGCTTATATTCTAACAAgctaaacacatacagtatgcttaatacaatttaataaaatattgatCTAAAAGGATATTTTTGAGAGGCTGCCAGTTAGATTATCATTTACAGCCAACTTTCAAAACGTTCACTAGTTATTTCACAAAACGCTCTCCTAGCACAAGCTTGTACCATTAATATATCATATGGTCCCATGACCCAACTAGAATTCTGCCTCGCCTTTGTATGCCTCCACCAACCAGTCTGTCCAGactccacacacccacacacacttcaaGGTGGGCTCTAGTGTCATCAATTCAGTATCCAAACAAATCTCTCCCTTCTGTTCCTGAGTATGGCGTTGAAGAATGGCCAGAAAAGCTTTTTTGCTTCATTTattatgatgtcacagtgaacctgacctttgaccttttggaTGTACAATGTTATTACTTTATCATCTCAACCTATTAGACGTATGTGAAATGTCATGATTAGCATAGGAATTCTTGAGTTACGGCCAAAAACGCTTTTTGTGAGGTCACAATGACCCTAACCTTTGACCTCCAAAATCTAATCAGTTCACCCAAGTGGACGTTTTGCCCAAATTTGAACAAAAATCCATACAGGGGGTCCTAAGAGATTGCCTTTACAAGAATGTAACAGACCTGAAAACATAAGGCCTTCGGCCACGGCTGTcactgaaatgtaaaaaaattaaaataaaatcaccTGACAGCAACATTCTCAAAAGGAGAAGTGTTCAACGAGATAGCATTCTTCATATCTCATGGCAGGATAGCAGGATCAGCCAGGATGCTGCCGACCTACATCTTACACACCCTTGCTagtcttcccctctctcctgTTTCTCCCCTAATCTGTCCCGCTCTGATCTTCTTATATTATGAAGCACAATTTTTAAATGAGTTGATGGTGATGGATAGACAGAAGGTTGACCAGGTTACCTTGGTGCTGGGATCCGCCATGCGCTGCAGCATTATATAAAATAGGAAATGACTGCAAGTAAGTCTTTGGGGTTAGACAGCTATCCAgtgtaaacattttaatgagatattaatatttatttataatacaaGTACCAGAAAGGGAGGGGAACTGCAACAAAGATCTTACTGTTTAACATCTACTAGAGAAACTCAACTTCTATGTATCTATGTGAAAGGCCACGCATGTTTGAGCATGTGCTTGTatcaaaaaggaaaataaaaaccgCTTCAGGTAAAGGAAAATACTCCTTACTCATTATTTTATCGTGAAAAGGGTGAGTAGAAAActgtaaatgtttgagtttttCATACCTCAATCTGTCACAAAGAAGTTTAATTATTCTCATTTTTAAATGAGGCAAGACAGGATTTAATCACTAACATTAAAGgcataaatatataataaaatagtgTGTCAACTATCCCCAGGACAGTTGTCTCCTCCAAGGGTTTTAAGCATATTTCTTCTGATTGATGATTGAAACCAGGGCCACTGGTTTGGCGCCAGAGGTCTGTCATTAAATTAGCAAGTGGTGAGAATGAACCAATTCCATCTAAATCCCCTTCATACATCGGCCTGTCCTGTGGTTTCAATTACATCCATCAACCTCACTAGAATCATACGACCGCTACAGAGTTACTCAGAAAACTAATGACCTCATAGCAAATGAATGACCGGTCACAGGACAGGAGTAAATACAACAGATATATCCGGTGGTTTTGGTAGTCTTAGAGTTCATTTGAATTGTTATGTGTACGAGTAGTTACTCTACAAACTCCGCAGTTCCACATGTATGCCTGCACTTAACCACTTTTTACTCTTTtagtatattttattttgttatattttattaCTGAGCGGACTGATTTTCATTTTGACTGATAAGAGAAGCTGATATCACTCTCACTCggggggaggaggaaatagGGTAAAGAAGACAGAACAGAACACTGTgcaataaattattaataatctaCTCACATACATACCTTGACACTCtaactgctcttaactgctaatctatgctaaatgtcatttatttattaactgtataataacacaataccatacacagtcctatatgcagtacaggccaaaagtttggacacaccttctcattcaatgagtttcctttattttcatgactatttacattgtagattctcactgaaggcatcaaaactatgaatgaacacatatggaattatgtactaaaaaagtgtgaaataactgaaaacatgtcttatattttagattcctcaaagtagccaccctttgcttttttgatagcgctgcaaacccttggtgttctctcaatgagcttcatgaggtagtcacctgaaatggttttcacttcacaggtgtgccttgtcagggttaattagtggaatcttttcccttattaatggggttgggaccatcagctgtgttgtgcagaagtcaggttgatacacagccgacagccctattggacaactgttagaattcatattatggcaagaaccaatcagctaagtaaagagaaacgagtggccatcattactttaacaaatgaaggtcagtcagtccggaaaattgcgaaaactatgaatgtgtccccaagtgcagtcgcaaaaaccatcaagcgctacaacaaaactggctcacatgaggactgcCCCAGGAAaagaagaccaagagtcacctctgctgctgaggataagttcatccgagtcaccagcctcagaaatcgcaagttaacagcagctcagattagagaccagatgaatgccacacagagttctagcagcagacataTCTCTAGAAcgactgttaagaggagactgcgcgaatcaggccttcatggtcaagtagctgctaggaaaccactgctaaggagaggcaacaagcagaagagatttgtttgggccaagaaacacaaggaatggacattagaccagtggaaatctgtgctttggtctgatgagtccaaatttgagatctttggttccaaccgccgtgtctttgtgcgacgcagaaaaggtgaacggatggattctacatgcctggttcccaccgtgaagcatggaggaggaggtgtgatggtgtgg
It includes:
- the klhl38a gene encoding kelch-like protein 38 — translated: MALRPREVFSFKDSELPSHLLAQLNILRQERILTDVLLCTEHQEIPCHRNVLVSSSPYFRAMFCSNFLESSQARVNLKGISSNVLSGIVDYVYTGCITITMEIVLPLMQAASMLHYGGLFEACSMFLQEQLSPENCLSMIRLSEILHCESLRERAKEMAVRCFSDVAATEDFCELSLPELMCYLEDDRLCAEEEQVFETLLAWIHHDPFSRRGAIHDLFKKVRLRYIHPTYLFQFIANDPLVQSSTLCTEIIESVRRLMLTVSTKCSRELKPLWTTPRRYTCRETLVVVGGRKNNEQTSREALLYDERTHRWQWLAKLPLRLYKAAYVCIHSILYVLGGLSLCMTSGDSSVSATVYTLSLKTNQWRTAEPMLEPRYAHQSVSYLHFIFVLGGIGVDKKISQSVERYNSMFNQWEAMAPMPTAVLHPAVAASDQRIYVFGGEDAMQNPVRLIQVYHISRNLWSRLETRTVKNVCAPAAVIEDKIYIIGGYTRRMIAYDTKANKFVKCENLKERRMHHSATVINNKLYVTGGRILNGHDVIEDSDCFECYDPKTDVWTSKGSLPYKLFDHGSLPLVCVSNRPNPP